In a genomic window of Lacrimispora sp. BS-2:
- a CDS encoding MATE family efflux transporter, with amino-acid sequence MKKANLLEEPVKRLFLRYLMPSISATLVTSIYILADTLMIGRGVGPMGIAALNLLLPLYSLFFGTGLLFGVGGGVLLSISKGKGDEQGAREYFTAAFCMAAAAGVFYVTAGHLLFDPVTKFLGRNESMDLYVREYGRILVSGAPVFLLSSFLQSFVRNDRAPKVAMAAVISGGITNVILDYIFIFPMNMGMVGAAAATAIGSCLTLGILLTHLFSKGNSLKIVLRIKWRRAGEILVNGLSSFLLETCSGIVMFLFNRQLLAYVGDLGVVVYGIISNSALIVASINNGISQASQPILAMNYGAGKKERLKETRRMGELAVCFSGLLFVGIGMLFPALVTKAFVGPTDEILAMSVPAVRIYFLSFLPMGFNILFSTWFQSVLKPGKALFICLMRGLVLSSVLVFLFPMVFGVTGIWSVMPAAEFLAMGICLILLKEKKSVLPEKI; translated from the coding sequence ATGAAAAAAGCAAATCTACTGGAAGAACCGGTGAAGAGATTATTTTTAAGGTATCTGATGCCCTCCATCAGCGCCACGCTGGTCACCTCCATATATATCCTGGCGGATACCCTGATGATCGGGCGGGGAGTAGGTCCCATGGGAATTGCTGCTTTAAACTTACTTCTGCCCTTATACAGCCTGTTTTTTGGAACCGGCCTGCTGTTTGGCGTAGGCGGGGGAGTGCTCTTATCCATTTCCAAGGGAAAGGGAGATGAGCAGGGGGCCAGGGAGTATTTTACGGCTGCATTCTGCATGGCGGCTGCTGCCGGCGTGTTCTATGTGACGGCAGGGCATCTGCTGTTTGATCCTGTAACAAAGTTTTTGGGGAGAAATGAATCCATGGATCTCTATGTCAGGGAATATGGAAGGATACTGGTGTCAGGGGCGCCTGTATTCCTGCTTTCTTCTTTTCTGCAATCCTTTGTCAGAAATGACAGGGCTCCTAAAGTGGCCATGGCAGCCGTGATTTCCGGCGGTATCACCAATGTGATCCTGGATTATATTTTTATCTTTCCTATGAATATGGGAATGGTGGGAGCAGCGGCGGCCACTGCAATTGGCTCCTGCCTAACTCTTGGCATTTTGCTCACCCATTTGTTTTCCAAGGGGAATTCCTTGAAAATCGTCCTTCGCATCAAATGGAGAAGGGCAGGGGAAATCCTGGTGAACGGCCTTTCCAGCTTCTTATTGGAAACGTGCAGCGGAATTGTCATGTTTTTATTCAACCGCCAGCTTTTGGCTTACGTTGGCGACCTTGGAGTGGTGGTATACGGTATCATATCCAACAGCGCTCTGATCGTTGCTTCTATTAATAATGGTATCTCTCAGGCATCCCAGCCCATTCTTGCTATGAATTATGGGGCAGGAAAAAAGGAGAGGTTAAAGGAAACACGCCGCATGGGAGAGCTGGCGGTATGCTTTTCCGGTTTGCTGTTTGTGGGGATCGGTATGCTTTTTCCGGCTCTGGTAACAAAGGCCTTTGTAGGACCAACGGATGAGATTTTAGCTATGTCGGTCCCTGCTGTCAGGATTTATTTCCTGTCATTTCTGCCCATGGGATTTAATATATTGTTCAGCACCTGGTTCCAGTCTGTGTTAAAGCCGGGAAAGGCTTTGTTCATCTGTCTGATGAGGGGGCTTGTTTTAAGCAGTGTACTGGTATTTCTTTTTCCAATGGTATTTGGAGTAACCGGGATATGGTCGGTCATGCCGGCAGCAGAATTTCTGGCGATGGGAATCTGTCTGATCTTGCTGAAGGAAAAGAAATCTGTTCTGCCTGAAAAAATCTGA
- a CDS encoding BMP family ABC transporter substrate-binding protein encodes MKKRALALVMAVMMAATLSGCGSSNQGGDATTAAPAETTAAEKTAETTAASEKPENGYELALVTDLGTIDDKSFNQGAWEGMKKYAEENSISYKYYQPQEGTTDSYLETIGLAIEGGAKLVVCPGFLFEEPVFLAQDQYKDVHFILLDGEPHNGDYSEFRTEANVMPILFQEDEPGFLAGYAAVKEGYTKLGFLGGMAVPAVIRYGYGFAEGADFAAKEMGIDGIEIMYNYTGAFAATPEAQSMAASWYQNGTEVIFGCGGAVGNSVMAAAEEKGTKVIGVDVDQSYESNTVITSAMKELSVSVYDGVKAFYDNAFPGGKTSIFTAKNDGIGLPMETSKFTKFTQQDYDAIFTQLKDGKIELVQPSQDNNNPTVDLKLEKTKISFVE; translated from the coding sequence ATGAAAAAGAGAGCACTAGCATTAGTAATGGCAGTTATGATGGCTGCAACCTTAAGCGGATGCGGTTCTTCCAATCAAGGCGGTGACGCTACCACAGCGGCACCTGCAGAGACCACAGCTGCTGAAAAAACGGCAGAGACAACCGCAGCTTCAGAAAAGCCTGAAAACGGGTATGAGCTTGCATTGGTTACAGACTTAGGAACCATTGATGACAAGTCCTTTAACCAGGGTGCATGGGAAGGCATGAAGAAGTATGCGGAGGAAAACAGCATTTCCTACAAGTACTACCAGCCCCAGGAAGGTACTACCGATTCCTATCTTGAGACCATCGGACTTGCTATCGAAGGCGGCGCTAAGCTAGTTGTTTGCCCGGGATTTTTATTTGAAGAGCCTGTATTCCTTGCCCAGGATCAGTACAAGGATGTTCATTTCATCCTTCTGGATGGCGAGCCTCACAATGGTGATTATTCCGAATTCAGAACAGAGGCTAATGTAATGCCGATCCTGTTCCAGGAAGACGAGCCTGGATTCTTAGCCGGCTATGCAGCAGTAAAAGAAGGCTATACAAAACTCGGATTCTTAGGCGGCATGGCAGTTCCGGCAGTTATCCGTTACGGCTACGGATTTGCAGAAGGTGCTGACTTTGCAGCAAAGGAAATGGGAATCGATGGCATAGAAATCATGTACAACTACACAGGTGCATTTGCCGCTACACCGGAAGCACAGTCCATGGCAGCTTCCTGGTACCAGAACGGAACAGAAGTGATCTTTGGATGCGGCGGAGCTGTTGGTAACTCCGTTATGGCTGCTGCTGAAGAAAAAGGCACAAAGGTTATCGGCGTTGACGTTGACCAGAGCTATGAATCCAATACTGTTATCACTTCAGCTATGAAAGAACTGTCCGTTTCCGTTTACGACGGAGTGAAAGCATTCTATGACAATGCTTTCCCAGGCGGAAAGACAAGCATATTCACTGCCAAGAACGATGGTATCGGACTTCCAATGGAAACTTCCAAATTCACCAAGTTCACACAGCAGGATTATGACGCTATCTTTACACAGTTAAAAGACGGTAAAATCGAACTTGTACAGCCTTCTCAGGATAACAACAATCCTACGGTTGACTTAAAGCTTGAAAAAACAAAAATCAGCTTTGTAGAATAG
- a CDS encoding ABC transporter ATP-binding protein, whose product MDYIIEMLHITKEFPGIIANDDITLQLKKGEILALLGENGAGKSTLMSVLFGLYQPEKGVIKVRGKEEKITGPLDANALGIGMVHQHFKLVENFTVLQNIVLGIETTKRGFLKMDDARKKVMDLSEKYKLFVDPDAIISDITVGMQQRVEILKMLYRDNEIMIFDEPTAVLTPQEIEELMQIMKDLVKEGKSILFITHKLNEIKAVADRCSVLRRGKYIGTVEVAETTPEEMSEMMVGRKVNLTVDKNPSKPGDIVLEVKDLSVEAKREGQTKKLVHDVSFKVKKGEIVCIAGIDGNGQTELIHAITGISDMSTGTVTINGEDVTKKSIRYKNTHGLSHIPEDRHKHGLVLDYNLAYNLVLQQYFEKDFQSSTFLKNDKIYEYAEKLIQDYDIRSSEGPFTTTRSMSGGNQQKAIVAREISKVPDILLAVQPTRGLDVGAIEYIHRQLVKQRDAGAAILLVSLELDEVMNLSDRILVMFEGGIVADLNPKNVTVQELGLYMAGAKKEGGKS is encoded by the coding sequence ATGGACTACATTATTGAGATGCTTCACATCACGAAAGAATTTCCTGGTATCATCGCAAATGATGACATCACTCTGCAATTAAAGAAAGGCGAGATCCTTGCTCTGCTTGGTGAAAACGGCGCAGGAAAATCCACGCTCATGAGCGTCTTATTCGGCCTGTACCAGCCGGAAAAAGGCGTCATTAAGGTCAGAGGCAAGGAAGAAAAAATCACCGGGCCTTTAGATGCCAATGCCCTGGGTATTGGTATGGTTCATCAGCATTTTAAGCTGGTCGAGAATTTTACCGTGCTCCAGAATATTGTTCTGGGCATTGAAACAACAAAACGCGGGTTTTTAAAAATGGATGACGCCCGCAAAAAGGTTATGGATTTAAGTGAGAAATACAAATTATTCGTGGACCCGGATGCAATCATATCAGATATTACCGTTGGCATGCAGCAAAGGGTCGAGATTTTGAAAATGCTTTATCGCGATAACGAAATCATGATTTTTGACGAACCCACTGCGGTTCTTACCCCTCAGGAAATTGAAGAACTGATGCAGATCATGAAAGATCTGGTAAAGGAAGGCAAGTCCATCCTGTTTATCACCCACAAGCTCAATGAAATCAAGGCGGTTGCGGACCGCTGTTCTGTCCTGCGCCGCGGTAAATATATTGGAACGGTAGAGGTAGCAGAAACAACGCCCGAAGAAATGTCAGAGATGATGGTTGGCCGCAAGGTGAACCTGACCGTTGACAAGAATCCTTCCAAGCCCGGAGATATTGTGCTGGAAGTTAAGGATCTTTCCGTAGAGGCCAAAAGAGAAGGCCAGACAAAAAAACTGGTCCATGATGTCTCTTTCAAGGTAAAAAAAGGAGAAATCGTATGCATCGCCGGAATCGACGGCAACGGCCAGACAGAGCTCATCCATGCGATCACCGGCATTTCCGATATGAGCACCGGTACCGTTACCATCAATGGGGAAGACGTGACAAAAAAAAGCATCCGTTACAAAAATACCCATGGATTATCCCACATACCGGAGGACAGGCACAAACACGGCCTTGTCCTGGATTACAACCTGGCTTATAACCTGGTCCTTCAGCAGTATTTTGAAAAGGACTTCCAAAGCAGTACCTTCTTAAAAAATGACAAGATTTATGAATACGCAGAAAAGCTGATTCAGGATTATGACATAAGAAGCAGCGAAGGCCCCTTTACCACAACCCGCAGCATGTCCGGCGGAAACCAGCAAAAGGCCATTGTGGCAAGAGAGATCTCTAAAGTTCCCGATATTCTTCTGGCTGTTCAGCCCACCCGCGGCTTAGATGTGGGGGCTATTGAATACATCCACCGCCAGCTTGTAAAACAAAGAGATGCCGGAGCAGCTATTCTCTTAGTATCCCTGGAATTAGATGAAGTCATGAATTTAAGCGACCGGATTCTGGTCATGTTTGAAGGCGGAATCGTAGCCGACTTAAATCCTAAGAACGTCACGGTTCAGGAATTGGGTCTTTATATGGCAGGCGCAAAGAAAGAAGGTGGCAAATCATGA
- a CDS encoding ABC transporter permease — translation MKPKQIKDHTGILSSIFAIILGLIVGLIILFLCNPKQALPGFATILSGAFTHGAKGVGQVFYYATPIILTGLSVGFAFKTGLFNIGTPGQFIMGGFGAVYVGILWTSLGPAHWVVALLASIILGAVWGLVPGLLKAYFNVNEVIASIMMNYIGMYLVNWIVKSYKPLFNNLRNESRNVAATANIPKMGLDKIFPGSSVNGGILIAILTVILIWLLLNKTTFGYELKAVGFNRDASKYAGINEKKSIILSMMIAGAIAGLAGGLLYLAGTGKHIEIKDVLASEGFTGISVALLGLSNPIGVLFSGIFIAYLTAGGFYLQLFEFSTEIIDIIVAVIIYFSAFALMVKIILSKIHRQKDEKAESAKEGGMKS, via the coding sequence ATGAAACCGAAACAGATAAAGGATCATACAGGAATTCTCTCTTCCATCTTTGCCATTATACTTGGATTGATCGTAGGCCTGATCATTCTGTTCCTCTGCAATCCGAAGCAGGCTCTTCCAGGATTTGCAACGATTTTATCAGGGGCATTTACCCATGGAGCCAAAGGCGTAGGACAGGTATTTTACTATGCAACTCCCATCATCCTCACCGGTCTTTCCGTGGGATTTGCCTTTAAGACAGGGCTTTTTAACATCGGAACTCCCGGCCAGTTCATCATGGGAGGATTTGGCGCTGTCTATGTAGGAATCCTCTGGACATCCTTAGGACCTGCCCACTGGGTAGTCGCCCTTCTTGCCAGCATCATCCTGGGCGCCGTATGGGGCCTTGTTCCAGGACTTTTAAAAGCTTATTTTAACGTAAATGAGGTAATCGCCTCCATTATGATGAATTACATCGGCATGTATCTGGTAAACTGGATCGTAAAAAGCTATAAGCCCTTATTTAACAACCTGCGCAATGAGTCCAGGAATGTGGCGGCAACAGCCAACATCCCAAAGATGGGGCTGGACAAGATATTCCCAGGCTCCAGCGTAAACGGGGGAATCCTTATTGCAATCCTCACGGTAATTCTGATCTGGCTTCTCCTTAACAAAACCACCTTTGGCTATGAATTAAAGGCTGTGGGCTTTAACCGGGATGCCAGTAAATACGCCGGCATCAATGAAAAAAAGAGCATCATCCTGTCCATGATGATCGCAGGAGCCATTGCAGGACTTGCCGGAGGGCTTTTGTATCTGGCTGGTACCGGAAAGCACATTGAAATCAAGGACGTGCTGGCATCGGAAGGCTTTACGGGTATTTCCGTTGCATTGCTGGGCTTAAGCAACCCCATCGGAGTTCTCTTCTCCGGCATCTTCATCGCATACTTAACAGCCGGAGGCTTTTACTTGCAGCTATTTGAATTTTCAACGGAAATCATTGACATCATCGTAGCGGTCATCATCTATTTCAGCGCCTTTGCCCTTATGGTAAAGATTATTCTTTCTAAAATCCACAGGCAGAAAGATGAAAAAGCTGAAAGTGCAAAGGAAGGAGGGATGAAATCATGA
- a CDS encoding ABC transporter permease, with product MNVIYFIFQQTMYFMIPLMIVALGAMFSERSGIINIALEGIMTMGAFTGILFIHFTGGSMTGQLQLIIAVLISMATGMVFSLFHAYASINMKSNQVISGTALNMFAPAFAIFVARVIQGVQQVQFTNTFRIVSVPLLGKIPFFGPLLFQNAYITTYIGIAIFLLSTIVLYKTRFGLRLRACGEHPQAADSAGINVYRMQYAGVLISGALGGLGGLVFVVPTSTNFNADVAGYGFLALAVLIFGQWKPVNIMLASLFFGLMKAIASAYSGIPFLSAMGIPSYFYKMVPYIITLIVLIFTSRNSQAPKAEGIPYDKGQR from the coding sequence ATGAACGTAATTTATTTTATTTTCCAACAGACCATGTATTTCATGATTCCTCTCATGATCGTAGCTTTGGGAGCCATGTTCTCCGAACGAAGCGGCATCATTAACATCGCCCTGGAAGGAATCATGACCATGGGAGCTTTTACCGGAATCCTGTTCATTCATTTTACAGGCGGCTCCATGACCGGACAACTCCAGCTCATCATTGCGGTGCTGATTTCCATGGCAACCGGTATGGTATTTTCCCTGTTCCACGCTTACGCGTCCATCAACATGAAGTCCAATCAGGTAATCAGCGGTACTGCATTAAATATGTTTGCTCCCGCCTTTGCCATTTTCGTGGCCCGTGTCATTCAGGGCGTACAGCAGGTACAGTTTACCAATACCTTCCGTATTGTATCCGTTCCGTTATTGGGAAAGATTCCGTTTTTCGGTCCTCTCCTGTTCCAGAACGCTTATATCACCACTTATATTGGCATTGCAATCTTTTTGCTTTCAACCATTGTCCTTTATAAAACCAGGTTTGGTTTAAGGCTTAGGGCCTGCGGCGAGCATCCCCAGGCGGCCGACTCTGCCGGAATTAACGTATACCGGATGCAGTATGCAGGCGTCCTGATCTCCGGCGCACTTGGCGGGCTTGGAGGACTGGTTTTTGTGGTTCCCACCTCCACCAATTTTAACGCAGACGTAGCCGGATACGGCTTCCTGGCTCTGGCTGTTTTGATCTTCGGCCAGTGGAAGCCGGTCAATATCATGCTTGCCTCCCTTTTCTTCGGGCTCATGAAGGCGATCGCATCCGCTTATTCCGGAATCCCGTTCTTAAGCGCAATGGGCATTCCAAGCTACTTCTATAAAATGGTGCCTTATATCATCACCCTGATCGTGCTGATCTTCACTTCCAGAAACTCTCAGGCTCCAAAAGCAGAGGGTATTCCTTACGATAAGGGACAGAGATAA
- a CDS encoding cupin domain-containing protein, with product MMSYSCYVSHSNCVSDNAYLTWDINDYGPAPLVLNIVHDTLRNPTFLTTRWTGDHMQLALMSIPVNGETGLGNNPELDQFIRIESGEGLLLMGDSPYNLTFQEPVNDKCAIIIPANTWYNLKNTGEDALKLFTIYSPVVQPSGTVHWRMNDLKKGE from the coding sequence ATGATGTCATATAGCTGTTATGTCAGTCATTCTAACTGCGTATCGGACAATGCTTATCTTACCTGGGATATAAATGACTACGGACCGGCGCCGCTGGTGCTCAACATTGTCCATGATACTCTCCGGAACCCCACCTTTCTCACGACCCGCTGGACCGGGGACCATATGCAGCTTGCCCTCATGAGCATTCCTGTGAACGGGGAGACAGGTCTGGGAAACAATCCGGAGTTAGATCAGTTTATACGCATAGAATCAGGAGAAGGGCTGCTACTTATGGGAGACAGTCCTTATAATCTTACTTTCCAGGAGCCTGTAAATGACAAATGCGCTATTATCATCCCGGCGAATACCTGGTACAATCTCAAGAATACCGGCGAAGATGCCTTAAAGCTTTTTACCATTTATTCTCCCGTCGTACAGCCCTCTGGAACGGTACATTGGAGAATGAATGATTTAAAAAAAGGGGAATAA
- a CDS encoding glycine--tRNA ligase: protein MEKTMEKIVGLAKSRGFVYPGSEIYGGLANTWDYGNLGVELKNNVKKAWWQKFIQESPYNVGVDCAILMNSQTWVASGHLGGFSDPLMDCKACKERFRADKLIEDYMSENNITIEGSVDAWSQEEMKSYIDEKNICCPSCGKHDFTDIRQFNLMFKTFQGVTEDAKNTVYLRPETAQGIFVNFKNVQRTSRKKIPFGIGQVGKSFRNEITPGNFTFRTREFEQMELEFFCEPDTDLEWFAYWKEFCINWLKTLGIKEDEMRVRDHEKEELSFYSKATSDIEFLFPFGWGELWGIADRTDYDLTQHQNTSGQDLTYFDDEKKERYVPYVVEPSLGADRVTLAFLCAAYDEEEIAEGDVRTVLHFHPAIAPVKIGVLPLSKKLNEGAEKVYEELCKYYNCEFDDRGNIGKRYRRQDEIGTPFCVTYDFDSEEDFAVTVRDRDTMDQVRVPIAELKSYFEDKFRF, encoded by the coding sequence ATGGAAAAGACAATGGAAAAGATTGTGGGACTTGCAAAATCAAGAGGATTTGTATATCCTGGCTCCGAAATTTACGGCGGCCTTGCAAATACCTGGGATTACGGCAACTTAGGCGTGGAACTGAAGAACAATGTAAAAAAAGCATGGTGGCAGAAATTCATTCAGGAAAGCCCTTATAATGTGGGCGTGGACTGTGCCATTTTGATGAATTCCCAGACCTGGGTCGCCTCCGGACACTTAGGCGGCTTTTCCGACCCGCTGATGGACTGCAAGGCATGCAAGGAGCGTTTCCGTGCAGATAAACTGATTGAAGATTACATGTCTGAAAACAATATCACCATCGAAGGCTCTGTAGATGCCTGGTCCCAGGAAGAGATGAAGAGCTATATTGATGAGAAGAACATTTGCTGCCCAAGCTGCGGAAAGCATGATTTTACGGATATCCGTCAATTCAACCTGATGTTCAAAACCTTCCAGGGAGTAACAGAAGATGCCAAAAATACCGTATACTTAAGACCAGAGACAGCTCAGGGTATTTTCGTAAACTTCAAAAACGTACAAAGAACCTCCCGTAAGAAAATACCATTCGGAATCGGACAGGTCGGAAAATCCTTCCGTAACGAGATCACTCCGGGAAACTTCACCTTCCGTACCAGGGAATTTGAGCAGATGGAGCTGGAATTTTTCTGTGAGCCGGATACGGATCTGGAATGGTTCGCATACTGGAAAGAGTTCTGCATCAACTGGCTGAAGACCCTGGGAATCAAAGAAGACGAGATGCGTGTCAGGGATCATGAGAAAGAAGAGCTTTCTTTCTACAGTAAGGCAACCTCTGACATTGAATTCCTGTTCCCATTTGGATGGGGTGAGTTATGGGGAATTGCAGACAGAACAGATTATGACTTAACCCAGCACCAGAATACCTCCGGTCAGGATTTGACATATTTTGATGATGAAAAGAAGGAGCGGTACGTTCCCTACGTGGTAGAGCCGTCTCTGGGAGCTGACCGTGTGACCCTTGCATTCCTTTGCGCTGCATACGATGAAGAGGAGATCGCAGAAGGAGATGTGCGTACGGTGCTTCACTTCCATCCTGCCATTGCTCCTGTTAAGATCGGTGTGCTGCCTCTTTCCAAAAAGCTGAATGAAGGCGCGGAAAAGGTATATGAAGAGCTTTGCAAATACTATAACTGCGAATTCGATGACAGAGGCAATATCGGAAAGCGCTATAGAAGACAGGATGAGATCGGCACCCCGTTCTGCGTTACCTATGATTTTGATTCCGAAGAGGACTTTGCAGTAACTGTCCGTGACCGTGATACCATGGACCAGGTGAGAGTTCCCATTGCAGAGCTGAAAAGTTATTTTGAAGATAAGTTCCGTTTCTAA
- the recO gene encoding DNA repair protein RecO, translated as MREVETMMGMVIRVSPVGEMDKRLVILTRERGKITAFARGARRPGNPLMAVSRPFAFGQFSLYEGRDSYTLRSAEITNYFEALALDMEGTCYGSYFLELADYYARENMDGTGLLKLLYQSIRALLKPALKNELVQRVFELKAMVLNGEYTEAPPCPVSDSAGYAWEYVIASPAEHLYTFTLTDPVLEEFGRCVEINKKRYVDREFHSLEILHTMTGGKVLK; from the coding sequence TTGAGGGAAGTTGAAACCATGATGGGGATGGTAATAAGAGTGTCCCCGGTTGGAGAAATGGATAAGCGCCTTGTGATACTCACCAGGGAAAGAGGAAAGATCACCGCATTTGCCAGAGGGGCCAGGCGGCCGGGTAATCCGCTTATGGCGGTAAGCCGCCCCTTTGCCTTCGGGCAGTTTTCCCTGTACGAGGGCAGGGATTCCTACACCCTTAGGTCAGCGGAGATCACCAATTATTTTGAAGCATTGGCCCTGGATATGGAAGGAACCTGTTATGGCTCTTATTTTCTGGAACTGGCTGATTACTATGCCCGGGAGAATATGGACGGAACAGGGCTTCTAAAGCTTCTTTACCAGTCCATCCGGGCGCTGTTAAAACCGGCTCTGAAAAATGAGCTGGTACAAAGAGTTTTTGAACTGAAAGCAATGGTACTAAACGGAGAATACACAGAAGCCCCACCCTGCCCAGTGAGTGATTCGGCAGGCTATGCGTGGGAATATGTAATTGCCTCACCCGCAGAACACTTATACACATTTACCCTGACAGACCCGGTGCTGGAGGAATTTGGCCGCTGCGTGGAAATCAATAAAAAACGTTACGTGGACAGGGAATTTCATTCGTTAGAGATTTTACACACCATGACCGGGGGGAAAGTATTGAAATGA
- the era gene encoding GTPase Era codes for MENNYKSGFVTLIGRPNVGKSTLMNQLIGQKIAITSDKPQTTRNRIQTVYTDERGQIIFLDTPGIHKAKNKLGEYMVSVAERTLKEVDVVLWLVEPTTYIGAGEQHIAEQLSQVKTPVILVINKIDTLKNQEEILTFINAYKDVCHFAEIVPVSALKAKNTDLMLELIYKYLPKGPQYYDEDTVTDQPMRQISAELIREKALRLLNDEIPHGIAVTIEKMKERDNGIMDIEAEIICERESHKGIIIGKGGSMLKKIGSAARREIEGLMDTKVNLQLWVKVRKEWRDSDLYMKNYGYNEKDI; via the coding sequence ATGGAAAACAACTATAAATCAGGCTTTGTAACCCTGATCGGACGTCCCAACGTTGGGAAGTCCACCCTGATGAACCAGCTCATAGGCCAGAAGATCGCCATTACTTCTGATAAGCCCCAGACTACCAGAAACCGAATCCAGACCGTATATACGGATGAGAGAGGACAGATCATTTTTCTCGATACTCCCGGAATCCATAAAGCCAAAAACAAGCTGGGTGAATATATGGTAAGCGTTGCGGAGCGCACCTTAAAGGAAGTGGATGTGGTGCTCTGGCTGGTGGAACCGACTACCTACATCGGGGCCGGGGAGCAGCATATTGCAGAGCAGTTAAGCCAGGTTAAAACTCCTGTGATCCTTGTTATCAATAAAATTGATACACTGAAAAACCAGGAGGAAATCCTGACCTTTATAAATGCTTACAAGGATGTGTGCCATTTTGCTGAGATCGTGCCGGTTTCCGCCTTAAAGGCCAAAAATACGGATCTGATGCTGGAGCTTATCTATAAATATCTTCCAAAGGGACCTCAGTATTACGATGAGGATACGGTTACAGACCAGCCCATGCGCCAGATTTCAGCGGAGCTTATCAGGGAAAAGGCCCTTCGTCTTTTAAACGATGAGATTCCCCACGGGATCGCGGTGACCATTGAGAAGATGAAGGAGCGGGATAACGGCATCATGGATATAGAAGCCGAAATTATCTGCGAGCGGGAATCCCACAAAGGAATCATCATTGGAAAGGGCGGTTCCATGCTTAAAAAGATCGGAAGCGCTGCCCGCAGGGAAATAGAAGGCCTGATGGATACAAAGGTAAATTTACAGCTTTGGGTCAAGGTCCGGAAAGAGTGGCGTGACAGCGATCTGTATATGAAGAATTATGGATATAATGAAAAAGATATTTAA